From the genome of Clostridium sp. BNL1100, one region includes:
- a CDS encoding MerR family transcriptional regulator — translation MLRIGDFSRLSRISIRMLRHYDELGLLVPKSTDYYTSYRYYSEEQLLIASRITALKDMGFSLAAISEILKNYNNPKALSEFLTIKQAEVQAQAQEISQRLLLLETAIMRLRKDDNAMNYNVILKTLPERYVASVRKIIPSYNQEGILWSLLMTETAPIINFQQACCGESLAVFHDEGFKENDVDVEIQMPVKGQYKNTENVVFKTVPAVEFASATYKGSYDQITAVNQAVAGWVNDNGYEFNGAMFCIYHVSPAQTNNPDELVTEVCYPVKKK, via the coding sequence ATGTTAAGAATAGGTGATTTTTCAAGGTTATCAAGGATTAGTATACGAATGCTTCGGCACTACGATGAATTAGGATTATTGGTGCCTAAAAGTACAGATTATTATACAAGCTATCGATATTATAGTGAGGAACAGCTACTGATTGCATCTAGAATCACGGCACTCAAGGACATGGGTTTCAGTCTTGCGGCAATTTCAGAGATATTGAAAAACTATAATAATCCGAAAGCATTGTCGGAGTTTTTGACAATAAAACAAGCTGAAGTGCAGGCACAAGCCCAAGAAATCAGCCAGCGTTTACTTCTCCTTGAAACAGCCATAATGAGGTTAAGAAAGGATGATAACGCTATGAATTATAATGTTATATTAAAAACATTGCCTGAAAGATATGTTGCAAGTGTAAGAAAAATAATACCGTCTTATAATCAAGAGGGGATACTATGGAGTTTGCTGATGACGGAAACAGCACCAATTATTAATTTTCAGCAGGCTTGCTGCGGTGAAAGTCTTGCAGTTTTTCATGATGAAGGATTTAAGGAAAACGATGTAGATGTAGAAATACAGATGCCGGTAAAAGGACAGTATAAGAATACTGAAAATGTGGTATTCAAGACGGTTCCTGCAGTGGAATTTGCCTCTGCCACTTATAAAGGCAGCTATGATCAAATTACCGCAGTAAATCAGGCTGTCGCCGGGTGGGTAAACGATAATGGTTATGAATTTAATGGTGCAATGTTCTGTATTTACCATGTCAGTCCTGCACAAACAAATAATCCCGATGAATTGGTAACCGAGGTTTGTTATCCTGTGAAAAAGAAATAG
- a CDS encoding MFS transporter, whose protein sequence is MNNDNILIEQEESGTVKSEKLWTVPYITLISLGTFVGISFYMVMPLLTKFAVKLGSSLAIAGVIVGMFSFVALFARPVSGIISDRLNKKVVFIVSTALIGLSLLGYTISTNVTVLIFFRVTHALAFSVNGIVNLALVSKFIPRKRIGEGIGYFGLGQIIATAVGPTLGLYIGEKYGLSVSFLIAGIIMICVSALMFALPNTKTKKENYQKQKRRICFSDFIAMNVLPYAFFGAVFSMLNGVIGSYLVLLGDERGIKNISLYFTVNAISLIIVRTFAGKIYDKYGLSTVIIPSFILALVASMFIGYAQTLAIILVASALKAFAQGSGQPTIQAECIKMLPEEKSGVATSTYYIGADLGQGIGPMLAGVIASTWNYKVMFVACAGVFLVSLILYLLFQHKKNLSLQQEI, encoded by the coding sequence ATGAATAATGATAATATTTTAATTGAACAAGAAGAATCAGGCACCGTTAAAAGCGAAAAGTTGTGGACGGTGCCATATATAACATTAATAAGTTTGGGAACTTTTGTTGGCATCAGCTTTTACATGGTCATGCCACTACTTACAAAATTTGCAGTAAAACTTGGGTCATCACTTGCTATTGCTGGTGTCATAGTAGGAATGTTTTCCTTTGTTGCATTGTTTGCAAGACCCGTTTCCGGTATTATTTCCGACCGGTTGAATAAAAAGGTAGTCTTTATCGTCTCAACAGCATTAATAGGCCTATCCCTTTTAGGATACACTATTTCAACTAATGTAACTGTCTTGATTTTCTTTCGTGTTACCCATGCACTGGCTTTTTCCGTTAACGGCATAGTTAACCTAGCACTGGTATCAAAGTTCATTCCGAGGAAGAGAATAGGGGAAGGTATTGGATATTTTGGTCTGGGGCAAATTATTGCCACAGCAGTAGGACCCACTCTTGGGCTGTACATAGGAGAAAAATATGGTTTGTCTGTTTCGTTTCTAATTGCAGGAATTATTATGATTTGTGTGTCTGCATTGATGTTCGCATTGCCAAATACAAAGACTAAAAAGGAAAACTACCAAAAACAAAAGAGAAGAATTTGCTTTTCGGATTTTATTGCCATGAATGTATTGCCTTATGCGTTTTTCGGTGCGGTTTTTTCTATGCTCAATGGTGTTATAGGTTCATACCTTGTCCTCCTTGGCGACGAAAGAGGAATTAAAAATATAAGCTTGTACTTTACCGTTAACGCCATCAGCCTGATTATTGTAAGAACATTTGCAGGCAAGATTTATGACAAATACGGGCTTTCAACCGTGATTATCCCTTCATTCATTCTTGCATTAGTAGCCTCCATGTTTATCGGATACGCACAGACACTGGCGATTATTTTAGTAGCATCAGCATTGAAGGCTTTTGCTCAGGGTTCGGGACAACCTACGATACAGGCCGAATGTATAAAAATGCTTCCGGAAGAAAAAAGCGGGGTTGCCACAAGTACATACTACATTGGAGCAGACCTTGGACAGGGTATCGGTCCTATGCTGGCCGGAGTTATAGCATCAACATGGAATTATAAAGTTATGTTTGTAGCGTGTGCGGGAGTATTTTTGGTCTCACTGATTCTATACCTGTTATTTCAACATAAGAAAAACCTTTCTCTTCAACAAGAGATATAG
- a CDS encoding LacI family DNA-binding transcriptional regulator codes for MVSIYDIANAVGVSASTVSFVLNGRAEKMRISKAKQKMILEAANQMGYIPNMTARKLSLRNIQHMPEIALCWSPAQHSQFLNTFIDMLQDMTFSGEVREMRFTILPYKNGELEKMEPVLSANYYNGIIVPPVSKEDIEFLTNTSIQVPTVLLYGDIPQYHQVSVDNLKIGTDIAAIFNRHGHKSVGVMQPVYKHSSITINQRISGFMETSSSLRMEAKLITSGLDSPSSNKVEEGKIAAKKMIEENNLPSAIYIQNDSLALGALSVFGEHGIRIPEDMEIIVYGNNDSLEIHHPSITTVNYPTEEIARTCITLMANALDMPGTAPVRKIIDTPFVFRKSCPL; via the coding sequence ATGGTAAGTATTTATGATATAGCGAATGCTGTGGGCGTCTCAGCCAGTACGGTGTCTTTTGTACTGAATGGCAGGGCTGAAAAAATGAGGATTTCCAAGGCGAAACAAAAAATGATACTGGAAGCTGCCAACCAGATGGGATATATCCCAAATATGACAGCTCGAAAATTAAGTTTACGTAACATCCAACATATGCCTGAGATTGCACTATGTTGGTCGCCTGCGCAGCATTCACAGTTTCTGAATACTTTTATTGATATGCTTCAGGATATGACCTTCAGCGGAGAGGTAAGGGAAATGCGGTTCACAATACTGCCATATAAAAATGGTGAGCTGGAAAAAATGGAACCTGTTTTATCGGCGAACTATTACAATGGCATTATTGTACCGCCTGTATCCAAAGAGGATATTGAATTTTTAACCAATACGAGCATTCAGGTTCCGACAGTTCTCCTGTACGGTGACATTCCCCAATATCATCAGGTATCGGTAGACAATTTAAAGATAGGAACGGATATTGCCGCTATTTTTAACAGGCATGGTCATAAATCTGTGGGAGTCATGCAACCTGTGTACAAGCATTCAAGTATTACCATAAATCAGAGAATTTCAGGCTTTATGGAAACCTCTAGCAGTTTGAGAATGGAAGCAAAATTGATTACCAGCGGATTGGATTCGCCTTCATCCAATAAAGTCGAAGAAGGAAAGATTGCAGCTAAAAAGATGATTGAGGAGAATAACCTTCCTTCAGCGATATATATCCAAAACGACTCATTAGCACTGGGCGCACTCTCTGTTTTTGGCGAACACGGAATTCGCATACCGGAGGATATGGAGATAATTGTTTACGGTAACAATGATTCATTGGAGATTCATCATCCATCTATCACAACTGTGAATTATCCGACAGAAGAGATTGCAAGGACATGTATTACCCTCATGGCAAATGCATTGGACATGCCCGGTACAGCACCGGTCCGCAAAATTATTGATACACCTTTTGTTTTTCGTAAGAGCTGCCCGCTTTAA
- a CDS encoding CapA family protein: MKKLTIIATGDIILGKEPEQFFSSVDTELKKADIVLGQLEVPYSDRAPELADLERQLKNLTPLSGRFDVLSLAGNHIYDAKDIGVKDTLGWLEGNNVSYTGAGLNIKHAKRPAVVEKEGVRLGVLSYNCTGPKVMSATETKPGCANVDIVTHYELGDVANPGGNPTKIYTYPEPESFNSMLEDIRELRKQCDVLAVYLHKGIVHKPVKLADYEQVVSYAAIDAGADVIFSSHSHILHGIEVYKGKTIYHGLNNFIAWVPSLSPNFRAEKGVRNEVFDPEQWARKRIEMFGFVPDPEYPTYPFHPESIYTIIAKCVIEDGIIKQTRFIPMIVNKAGVPVVVTRESGGEEVLEYMVKITSGANLNATYEWDEDEIVIGNR; encoded by the coding sequence ATGAAAAAATTAACTATAATTGCGACAGGAGATATTATTCTCGGGAAAGAGCCGGAACAATTTTTTTCAAGTGTGGATACCGAGCTAAAGAAAGCAGATATTGTACTTGGCCAGCTTGAAGTTCCATACAGCGACAGAGCACCCGAGCTTGCAGATTTAGAACGCCAATTAAAGAATCTGACTCCCCTGTCGGGAAGGTTCGATGTTCTTTCCTTGGCGGGGAACCATATTTATGACGCAAAAGATATTGGTGTAAAGGATACTCTAGGTTGGTTAGAGGGAAATAATGTGTCCTACACCGGAGCCGGGTTGAACATCAAGCATGCGAAAAGACCTGCTGTTGTCGAGAAGGAAGGCGTCCGCCTTGGCGTTCTCAGTTACAACTGTACCGGACCTAAGGTTATGTCGGCAACTGAAACAAAGCCCGGATGTGCCAATGTAGATATTGTAACGCATTATGAATTGGGAGATGTAGCTAATCCGGGAGGAAACCCGACCAAAATCTACACATACCCGGAACCGGAATCTTTTAACAGCATGTTGGAAGATATACGTGAATTGCGCAAACAATGCGATGTTCTGGCTGTGTATCTTCATAAGGGAATCGTACATAAGCCGGTAAAACTGGCCGACTATGAGCAGGTGGTATCTTATGCAGCCATTGACGCCGGGGCGGATGTGATTTTTAGTTCTCACTCACATATATTGCACGGTATTGAAGTATATAAAGGAAAAACGATTTATCATGGACTAAATAATTTTATTGCATGGGTTCCTTCATTAAGCCCAAATTTCAGAGCTGAAAAAGGAGTCCGAAACGAGGTTTTTGATCCCGAACAGTGGGCGCGTAAGCGTATAGAAATGTTTGGCTTTGTGCCGGACCCGGAATATCCCACTTACCCGTTCCACCCGGAATCAATTTATACAATCATTGCTAAATGTGTAATCGAGGATGGTATAATTAAACAGACCCGCTTTATTCCAATGATCGTGAATAAAGCAGGAGTGCCCGTGGTGGTAACCCGTGAGTCCGGCGGGGAAGAGGTTTTGGAATATATGGTCAAAATAACATCCGGAGCAAATTTAAATGCCACCTATGAATGGGATGAGGATGAAATAGTTATAGGAAACAGGTGA
- a CDS encoding ABC transporter ATP-binding protein: MKHLLQVNNLSVSFRIDDSVTKAVNDVSYYIDQGETISFVGESGSGKSVSQLAVLQLISTPPGSIDNGCVLLEDEEVFKYSANGPEMRKIRGGKIGMVFQEPMTSLNPVKTIGSQLMEPILIHTGVKDKEARKRAISLLSQVGIPDAEKRMGDYPHQFSGGMRQRIMVAIAIAGNPKLIIADEPTTALDVTTQAQILELLKTVSEKNGTSLLIVTHNLGIVARYAQRIYVMYAGRIVESGLSRDIFAHPSHPYTRGLLNAIPRLDDSKERKLQPIDAPAKMPLDDGKHCPFLPRCKYKCDMCFSQGIPALTESVEDGHFAACRLSREELDQIDKNGQDSIRVDRREPLKDNILEINDLSVHFPIKHGILSAKSTKLTAVDKVSFKVRRGETFGLVGESGCGKTTVARSIVRLINDSEGEIKFNNLDLNDLKSSKLRKQRHKIQMIFQDPYSSLDPRKSAGSLVGEPLKIHRLVSSGQEYDRRVDELFTLVGLSPSLKNRVAHEFSGGQRQRLGIARALASNPDMIVCDEPISALDVSIQAQIINLLEDLQQELGLTYLFIAHDLSVVKHISDTIAVMYLGKIVESAPCEELYANPMHPYTQALLAAVPIPDPEIELTREKIILPGEVKSLMNRPAGCCFSDRCPYTMDICRKQVPSVKNYGNQHYVACHKSEQ; the protein is encoded by the coding sequence ATGAAACATTTACTACAAGTCAATAATTTGAGCGTTTCGTTTAGAATTGATGATTCTGTTACAAAAGCTGTAAATGACGTATCCTATTATATAGATCAGGGCGAAACAATCAGCTTTGTAGGTGAGAGCGGGTCAGGAAAAAGTGTGAGTCAGTTGGCTGTATTACAGTTGATTTCAACACCGCCCGGGAGCATTGATAATGGATGTGTATTGCTCGAAGATGAAGAAGTGTTTAAATATTCGGCCAATGGTCCTGAAATGCGAAAAATACGTGGTGGGAAAATTGGAATGGTATTCCAGGAGCCAATGACTTCCTTAAACCCCGTAAAAACCATTGGCAGCCAGCTTATGGAACCTATATTAATCCATACTGGCGTTAAAGACAAGGAAGCCAGAAAACGTGCTATTAGTCTTTTAAGTCAGGTAGGAATACCTGATGCGGAAAAAAGAATGGGCGATTACCCCCACCAGTTTTCCGGCGGTATGCGCCAGAGGATTATGGTAGCCATTGCCATTGCCGGCAATCCAAAGCTTATTATAGCTGATGAGCCAACTACTGCTTTGGACGTTACCACTCAGGCCCAAATCCTTGAACTGTTGAAAACTGTATCAGAGAAAAACGGTACTTCTCTGCTCATCGTTACACATAATTTGGGTATCGTAGCACGCTATGCCCAACGTATCTATGTAATGTATGCCGGGAGGATTGTAGAGTCCGGCTTGTCCAGGGACATTTTTGCCCATCCATCACATCCCTATACAAGAGGGCTGTTGAATGCGATTCCACGGTTAGATGATAGCAAGGAAAGAAAACTTCAGCCAATTGATGCTCCGGCAAAAATGCCACTGGATGATGGAAAGCATTGTCCTTTTCTACCCAGATGCAAATATAAATGCGACATGTGTTTTAGTCAGGGTATACCGGCTTTGACCGAATCTGTTGAAGATGGACATTTTGCAGCTTGCCGACTGAGCCGTGAAGAACTTGATCAAATAGATAAAAACGGTCAGGATAGCATTAGAGTGGATAGAAGAGAGCCTCTTAAGGATAACATACTCGAAATCAATGACCTGTCTGTTCATTTCCCGATCAAGCATGGCATACTGAGTGCAAAATCTACGAAACTTACTGCAGTAGACAAGGTTTCTTTTAAAGTAAGACGTGGCGAAACTTTCGGCCTGGTTGGTGAATCCGGATGTGGGAAGACAACTGTTGCAAGAAGCATTGTGCGCTTAATAAACGACAGTGAAGGCGAGATTAAATTTAACAATCTTGATTTGAATGATCTCAAGTCATCTAAACTGCGCAAACAAAGGCACAAAATACAAATGATATTCCAGGATCCGTATAGTTCGCTGGACCCCAGGAAAAGTGCAGGAAGCCTTGTGGGAGAGCCGTTAAAAATCCATAGACTTGTTTCTTCCGGGCAGGAATATGATCGCAGGGTTGATGAACTCTTTACCCTTGTAGGATTATCGCCATCTCTAAAAAACAGAGTGGCTCATGAGTTTTCAGGAGGTCAGCGGCAGCGTCTGGGAATTGCTCGTGCGTTAGCCAGCAACCCAGATATGATAGTATGTGATGAACCTATATCGGCTCTTGATGTATCCATACAGGCGCAAATTATAAACTTGCTGGAGGATTTACAGCAGGAATTGGGATTGACCTATTTGTTCATTGCCCATGATTTATCGGTAGTAAAACATATAAGTGATACGATTGCAGTAATGTATCTGGGAAAAATCGTAGAGTCAGCGCCCTGCGAAGAGTTGTATGCCAATCCGATGCATCCCTATACACAGGCATTACTGGCAGCTGTTCCTATACCAGACCCGGAAATTGAATTAACCCGTGAAAAGATTATTTTGCCCGGAGAAGTCAAAAGCTTGATGAATAGGCCTGCCGGATGCTGCTTTAGCGACCGATGTCCTTATACAATGGACATTTGCCGGAAGCAGGTTCCTTCAGTTAAGAACTATGGAAACCAGCACTACGTTGCATGCCATAAATCGGAGCAATGA
- a CDS encoding ABC transporter permease has protein sequence MNKRGTSHFMSGITKFLKRLFGRRIVIFGTVLVVLFVMTALLAPYISPHNPYKQNLALSFAKPSAEHILGNDELGRDILSRLIYGTRTSLSIGFIAVMIAAGCGIILGLVAGYVGGVVNSVISRVMDALLSIPAIMLSLGLGIIFGSGMASLMVILGLSTIPTYTRLMCAQVLAIRNSDYINAERVLGAGSIRIMFSHILPNCLSPIIVLFTMNIGGTILAEASLSFLGLGVKAPMASWGAMVNEGYSRLITNPVFALAPGVCIMLLVLGFNILGDGLRDILDPRLRGSI, from the coding sequence ATGAACAAGAGAGGGACAAGTCACTTCATGTCCGGCATCACAAAATTTTTAAAGCGGTTGTTCGGGCGCAGGATTGTAATTTTCGGTACAGTTCTGGTTGTATTATTTGTTATGACTGCACTGCTTGCACCATATATCAGCCCACATAATCCATACAAGCAAAACCTGGCATTGTCATTTGCCAAGCCGTCTGCAGAGCATATTCTGGGAAATGACGAGCTGGGAAGAGACATATTGAGTCGTCTTATTTACGGAACAAGAACATCCCTGTCAATCGGTTTTATTGCAGTTATGATTGCTGCAGGCTGCGGAATCATTCTTGGATTGGTGGCAGGTTACGTAGGTGGGGTAGTAAATTCAGTTATATCCCGTGTTATGGATGCACTTTTATCAATTCCGGCTATTATGCTGTCACTGGGTCTTGGAATAATTTTTGGTTCAGGTATGGCAAGCCTTATGGTGATTTTGGGATTATCGACTATACCTACATATACAAGGTTGATGTGTGCACAGGTGCTTGCCATACGTAATTCCGATTATATAAATGCGGAAAGGGTGTTGGGAGCCGGCAGTATCAGAATTATGTTTTCTCATATTTTACCTAACTGTTTATCTCCGATAATCGTTCTTTTTACAATGAATATCGGTGGAACAATCCTTGCAGAAGCCAGCTTAAGCTTTCTGGGCCTCGGAGTAAAAGCGCCTATGGCGTCCTGGGGAGCTATGGTAAACGAAGGATATAGCAGACTAATTACAAATCCTGTTTTTGCACTTGCGCCTGGTGTCTGCATTATGCTGCTTGTGCTTGGATTCAATATTCTGGGAGATGGTCTCAGAGATATACTTGATCCGCGCTTACGCGGTTCTATATGA
- a CDS encoding ABC transporter permease gives MAQFIIKRLIQSVIVIFIVSIFTFLLTYLMPGDPVYAMLGGDITQEQYDIAYKEMGLDKPIFVRYVNWCGNILEGDFGKSYKYRMPVIDLIKERLPITMYFGILSIIISTTLGIILGILSATKRGKLTDTIITLLANLGAVMPLFWLAVLGMSLFAMQLKWLPSYGFTFPTDNFVTSVKQTILPLFALSVGAIAGTTRQMRSSMLEVIRQDYIRTARAKGVKESKVISGHALKNALIPIVTLTGMSFRNVVSGSTSVEIIFSIAGTGQLLVSSVLSKDVATTQACILIVAVVVSIANLIVDISYGYIDPRIRIQ, from the coding sequence ATGGCTCAATTTATTATTAAAAGACTGATACAATCAGTTATTGTTATATTTATCGTTTCGATATTTACATTCCTGCTGACTTACCTTATGCCGGGAGATCCTGTGTACGCAATGCTCGGCGGTGATATCACTCAGGAACAGTATGATATCGCTTACAAAGAGATGGGTCTTGATAAACCGATTTTTGTACGATATGTGAATTGGTGCGGAAACATCTTAGAGGGCGATTTCGGAAAATCATATAAGTACAGGATGCCTGTTATTGACCTTATAAAAGAAAGATTGCCAATTACCATGTATTTTGGGATATTGTCAATAATAATAAGTACTACGTTGGGCATAATTCTAGGAATTCTTTCAGCAACAAAAAGAGGAAAACTAACCGATACCATTATTACCTTACTGGCCAATCTGGGTGCGGTTATGCCTTTATTCTGGCTTGCTGTACTGGGTATGTCACTTTTCGCAATGCAGCTTAAATGGCTTCCCTCATATGGTTTTACATTTCCGACAGATAATTTTGTAACTAGTGTTAAACAGACAATTTTACCTTTATTTGCATTGAGTGTTGGTGCTATTGCAGGTACGACACGCCAAATGAGGTCAAGCATGCTGGAGGTTATCCGTCAGGATTATATCAGGACAGCCAGGGCAAAGGGAGTTAAAGAATCCAAAGTGATTTCAGGACATGCATTAAAAAATGCCTTGATACCTATTGTTACATTAACAGGTATGTCTTTTAGAAATGTTGTTTCAGGATCTACTTCCGTTGAAATTATATTTAGCATTGCAGGAACCGGCCAGTTGCTGGTATCCAGTGTACTTAGCAAGGATGTTGCAACAACACAGGCATGTATTCTTATTGTAGCCGTCGTAGTGAGTATAGCAAATCTTATTGTCGATATTTCCTATGGCTACATTGATCCACGCATTCGCATACAGTAG
- a CDS encoding ABC transporter substrate-binding protein has product MKKFMKVISLLVITSLLLVSVACSGSGSPADTTNTANESAKASGNETASDKQGGVLRIAYGDKFNCIGYPAGSTTYYENQVMDAALETLGRYDDSGVLVPYLADGFKMDADALTLTINLRKDVKFHDGTVCDAEAVKWNFEEFKASGRSEINDVASIEVKDPLTLVLHLSKWNNSIADAALFTAGRIISPTYFKANGKDAAIANPVGTGPFKFVKWERDARIVFEKNKDYRVKGQPYLDGIEVVFMPDTTTIVSAMRAGEIDVIATVDGTVSDAMEVDGRAPISRPLTSGTIMNGLMPTSNDPSLPFHKLKVRQAIAHAIDKEAIVGMNKKLGWAYSNQWTPPGSWSYNEATVGYPYDVVKAKQLLAEAGYPNGFTCKGYVNSGDVKLMEVTQAYLAEVGIKMEIVPIESAKENEMTGIKGTWDGILRWAGRGEADIAPVYARTLTDEGVRCVGGVIHPEDIKKLIDSAVAAKTFDEKVAISKELSKKVIDDYCLLIPFASISSQVYATDKVKDSHLGYYHISHWTPELVKLEK; this is encoded by the coding sequence ATGAAAAAGTTTATGAAAGTAATTAGCTTGTTAGTAATTACATCACTTTTATTGGTGAGTGTAGCGTGTTCAGGCTCCGGAAGTCCGGCTGACACAACGAATACAGCTAATGAGTCTGCTAAAGCATCAGGTAACGAAACGGCAAGTGATAAGCAGGGTGGAGTTTTACGGATAGCATATGGTGATAAATTCAATTGTATAGGGTATCCGGCAGGAAGTACGACATACTATGAAAACCAAGTAATGGATGCGGCTTTGGAAACTTTGGGGAGATATGATGATTCAGGTGTTCTTGTTCCATATTTGGCAGATGGTTTTAAAATGGATGCCGATGCATTGACATTGACCATTAACTTGCGTAAGGATGTTAAGTTCCACGACGGTACGGTATGCGATGCGGAAGCGGTAAAATGGAACTTTGAAGAATTTAAGGCATCAGGACGTAGCGAAATCAATGATGTTGCAAGCATCGAGGTTAAAGATCCACTGACATTGGTGCTTCATCTTTCAAAATGGAATAATTCCATTGCAGATGCTGCCTTGTTTACAGCAGGAAGAATTATTTCACCAACTTACTTTAAAGCCAATGGAAAAGATGCAGCAATTGCAAACCCAGTTGGTACAGGACCATTTAAGTTTGTTAAATGGGAACGTGATGCCAGGATTGTTTTTGAAAAAAATAAAGACTACCGTGTTAAGGGACAACCCTATCTTGATGGCATTGAAGTTGTATTCATGCCCGATACTACAACCATTGTTTCTGCAATGAGAGCAGGAGAAATTGATGTAATTGCAACTGTTGACGGCACTGTAAGTGATGCAATGGAAGTTGACGGCCGTGCTCCTATCAGTCGTCCTCTTACAAGCGGAACTATTATGAATGGTCTTATGCCTACCAGCAATGACCCGTCACTACCTTTCCATAAATTAAAGGTGAGACAGGCAATCGCCCATGCCATTGATAAGGAAGCCATTGTTGGAATGAATAAAAAGCTTGGATGGGCATACTCAAATCAATGGACGCCTCCGGGATCATGGTCTTATAACGAGGCTACTGTCGGATATCCTTATGATGTGGTAAAAGCAAAGCAATTACTTGCAGAAGCTGGCTACCCAAATGGCTTTACTTGCAAAGGTTATGTAAATTCCGGTGATGTTAAATTAATGGAAGTCACTCAGGCATATCTTGCAGAAGTTGGTATTAAGATGGAAATTGTACCTATTGAATCAGCAAAAGAGAATGAGATGACTGGAATCAAAGGAACATGGGACGGCATTTTACGTTGGGCCGGTAGAGGAGAAGCAGATATTGCACCGGTATATGCCAGAACTTTGACAGATGAAGGCGTTCGATGTGTTGGTGGAGTTATCCATCCTGAAGATATAAAGAAATTAATTGATTCTGCAGTAGCAGCAAAAACATTTGATGAAAAAGTGGCAATAAGCAAAGAGTTGTCAAAGAAAGTAATCGATGATTACTGCCTGCTTATCCCATTTGCTTCAATTAGCAGTCAGGTTTATGCAACTGATAAGGTTAAGGACAGTCATTTAGGATATTATCATATCTCTCACTGGACACCTGAGCTTGTCAAATTGGAAAAATAA
- a CDS encoding alpha/beta hydrolase has translation MYQTVNGATLYYNEYGSGDKYILSSQMGFDSDEIGWPMDLADEGFHVFTIQIRGYGKSTHVSEDLGGEWYNTWADDVYEFAKSKGIQKFLYTGQSHGAGIGWHLSLRHPEVLVGFAALVGGPHSRKGGETSPGRLKTIMSADDPEATLKRAESTREYFLAFAEKFSDNPELKAEFERKAEKGYEWELERTVEEVRVNPRKPLSYLKTDEEVYQELSKIQIPVLMINAYMDKMVPVTDILWPVKVIKNSKCIIFNNAGHDVHYDCRDDVRREITLFASELF, from the coding sequence ATGTATCAAACGGTCAATGGTGCAACTCTCTACTACAACGAATATGGTTCGGGAGATAAATATATTTTGTCTTCCCAAATGGGTTTTGATTCTGATGAAATAGGATGGCCAATGGATCTGGCTGATGAAGGCTTCCATGTTTTTACCATTCAAATCAGAGGTTATGGAAAGTCAACGCATGTTTCCGAGGATTTGGGCGGTGAGTGGTATAATACCTGGGCAGATGACGTGTATGAATTTGCGAAAAGCAAGGGAATACAAAAGTTCCTTTATACCGGACAGTCCCATGGTGCAGGTATAGGCTGGCATCTTTCGCTGAGGCATCCGGAAGTTCTGGTTGGTTTTGCAGCTTTGGTGGGGGGACCTCATTCCAGAAAAGGCGGGGAGACTTCTCCGGGAAGACTTAAAACTATTATGTCAGCAGATGATCCCGAAGCAACCCTAAAGCGCGCTGAGTCAACAAGAGAGTATTTTCTTGCCTTTGCGGAGAAATTTTCTGATAATCCGGAATTGAAGGCAGAATTTGAAAGGAAAGCCGAAAAGGGATATGAATGGGAACTTGAAAGGACAGTTGAAGAAGTCCGTGTTAACCCCAGAAAACCGCTTTCATACCTGAAAACAGATGAGGAAGTTTATCAGGAGCTATCCAAAATTCAGATACCTGTTTTGATGATTAACGCTTATATGGATAAAATGGTGCCGGTAACAGATATTTTATGGCCGGTAAAAGTAATCAAAAATTCAAAATGCATAATTTTCAATAATGCCGGTCACGATGTCCATTATGATTGCCGTGATGATGTGAGGCGTGAAATAACCTTATTTGCTTCAGAGTTATTCTAG